In the genome of Phycisphaerales bacterium, one region contains:
- a CDS encoding tetratricopeptide repeat protein → MTFRAARDAVERGEFARAERLLTRAMRFVPAEFRAPWRLLHGRCLIELGQATEARTELASLARDATDPTVAGWAVYYGARAEERLGRIETADAIFAELVSGPHTPEIVRAAAAEARVQLGGRSQATTTSAKNGS, encoded by the coding sequence GTTTGCCCGTGCTGAACGGTTGCTCACCCGAGCCATGCGATTCGTCCCCGCCGAATTCCGGGCACCCTGGCGCCTGCTACATGGACGCTGCCTGATTGAATTAGGCCAGGCCACGGAGGCACGCACGGAGCTAGCGTCGCTCGCCCGAGACGCCACAGACCCGACAGTGGCCGGATGGGCGGTATACTACGGGGCCAGAGCCGAGGAACGACTGGGCCGCATCGAAACCGCCGACGCCATCTTCGCAGAGCTGGTCTCCGGGCCGCACACGCCGGAAATCGTCCGGGCGGCAGCGGCCGAAGCACGGGTTCAGCTCGGCGGGCGCAGTCAGGCCACGACAACTTCGGCAAAGAATGGATCGTGA